One window from the genome of Elaeis guineensis isolate ETL-2024a chromosome 5, EG11, whole genome shotgun sequence encodes:
- the LOC105034682 gene encoding peroxidase 3: MRRMSFIGSMIWLSFGLLCCVKADLQLGFYDKSCPKAEQTISDFVKEHIPHAPTLASPLLRMHFHDCFVRGCDGSVLINSTSNNQAEKAATPNLTLRGFDFIDRVKSLVEKECPGVVSCADILALVARDAVGVIGGPFWRVPTGRRDGTISNSTEALNNIPAPTFNFSALQTSFANKGLSVADLIWLSGAHTIGISHCSSFSSRLYNFTGKGGQDPSLDSFYAANLKKNKCKSPNDNTSIAEMDPGSFRTFDLGYYKNVLKRRGLFQSDAALITNAASKSAILNIVNSPPEVFFQVFAASMEKMGRIEVLTGSAGEIRKHCAVVNG, from the exons ATGAGGAGGATGAGTTTTATAGGTTCAATGATTTGGTTATCCTTTGGTCTATTGTGTTGTGTGAAAGCTGATCTGCAGTTGGGCTTCTATGACAAGAGCTGTCCAAAGGCAGAGCAAACCATCTCTGATTTTGTGAAGGAGCACATCCCACATGCACCAACTTTGGCATCACCTCTCCTTAGAATGCACTTCCACGACTGCTTTGTGAGG GGTTGTGATGGCTCTGTTCTCATTAATTCCACCAGCAACAACCAAGCTGAGAAAGCTGCAACTCCAAACTTGACCCTTCGTGGGTTCGATTTCATCGATCGGGTGAAAAGCTTGGTGGAAAAGGAGTGCCCAGGGGTTGTTTCATGCGCAGATATTCTTGCATTAGTTGCAAGGGATGCAGTGGGAGTCATA GGAGGACCCTTTTGGAGAGTTCCAACAGGGCGTAGGGATGGGACGATCTCAAACTCCACGGAAGCTTTGAACAACATTCCAGCCCCAACATTTAATTTCAGTGCACTTCAAACATCCTTTGCTAACAAAGGGCTCAGTGTGGCAGATCTAATTTGGTTATCTG GAGCTCATACAATTGGTATTTCCCACTGCTCATCATTTAGCAGTCGTCTCTACAACTTCACTGGAAAAGGCGGTCAGGACCCTTCTCTGGACAGTTTCTATGCTGCAAATTTGAAGAAGAACAAGTGCAAGTCCCCTAACGACAATACATCAATTGCTGAAATGGATCCAGGAAGCTTTAGAACGTTTGATCTTGGATACTACAAAAATGTACTCAAGAGAAGAGGTCTTTTCCAGTCCGATGCGGCTCTCATAACCAATGCTGCCTCCAAGTCTGCTATTTTGAACATTGTCAACAGCCCTCCTGAAGTGTTCTTCCAAGTGTTTGCTGCTTCTATGGAGAAGATGGGCAGGATTGAGGTTTTGACCGGATCGGCGGGCGAGATCAGGAAGCACTGTGCGGTGGTGAATGGTTAG